One stretch of uncultured Desulfovibrio sp. DNA includes these proteins:
- a CDS encoding FlgO family outer membrane protein, protein MNRFFITILVLAALLFPLTAAAAGNVPNAAVSIAKQLDEQIMMRFSGDSQDMSRKDREALARARIMIMGTTPVNINNLDEASPLARQMTEEISRWLINAGYRFQELRKGRDIRFDKLKGEFILTRDVRQLASPSGTSQAILAGTYVTTSEQVRFSIRLIHTSSNEVLAMGTATVPITDDLRPLVREARPGDGLAPSVSTRLQ, encoded by the coding sequence ATGAACCGCTTTTTCATTACCATTCTTGTGCTTGCGGCCCTGCTCTTTCCGCTCACTGCGGCGGCAGCCGGAAACGTGCCCAATGCTGCCGTAAGCATTGCCAAGCAGCTTGACGAACAGATCATGATGCGCTTTTCGGGCGACAGCCAGGACATGAGCCGCAAAGACCGCGAAGCTCTGGCCCGCGCCCGCATCATGATCATGGGCACCACCCCGGTCAACATCAACAATCTGGACGAAGCCTCGCCCTTGGCGCGCCAGATGACGGAAGAAATCTCCCGCTGGCTCATCAATGCGGGCTACCGCTTTCAGGAACTGCGCAAAGGGCGCGACATCCGTTTTGACAAGCTCAAGGGCGAATTTATCCTGACGCGCGATGTGCGCCAGCTTGCCAGCCCCAGCGGCACCAGTCAGGCCATTCTGGCAGGCACCTATGTGACGACCAGCGAACAGGTGCGCTTCAGCATCCGGCTTATCCACACCTCAAGCAATGAGGTGCTGGCCATGGGCACGGCCACTGTGCCCATTACGGACGACCTGCGGCCCCTCGTGCGCGAGGCCCGCCCCGGCGACGGGCTTGCGCCCTCCGTGAGCACACGGCTTCAGTAG
- a CDS encoding FlgO family outer membrane protein, whose product MHIMPRLLMLCALLLPLFSGCAKSGPSALSPGYTDAVELKLKSRELAEQMLATMPNDAIQGFVAMPTAFVNQNNTSQSSPMGRLMAESLFYEFNQRGFPTREYRLNGAINVQGGRDDLALAANQMVSTTGQKWAALVVGTYYVDKDATFINARLVRASDGLVMRTGQLVLVNTPIVTRMAEADVPPPVKTTASSAPAKPAPTSLYTPASSISSGTLVIKQGR is encoded by the coding sequence ATGCATATAATGCCGCGTCTTCTTATGCTTTGCGCACTTTTGCTGCCGCTCTTTTCCGGCTGCGCCAAAAGTGGGCCTTCCGCGCTTTCGCCCGGCTATACGGACGCCGTGGAGCTGAAGCTCAAAAGTCGCGAACTGGCCGAGCAGATGCTTGCCACCATGCCCAACGACGCCATTCAGGGCTTTGTGGCCATGCCCACGGCCTTTGTGAACCAGAACAACACCTCGCAAAGCTCGCCCATGGGCAGGCTGATGGCTGAATCGCTGTTTTATGAATTCAACCAGCGTGGCTTTCCCACGCGCGAATACAGGTTGAACGGGGCCATCAACGTTCAGGGCGGGCGCGATGACCTCGCCCTTGCCGCCAACCAGATGGTTTCAACCACCGGGCAAAAGTGGGCCGCCCTTGTTGTGGGCACCTATTATGTGGATAAGGACGCAACCTTTATCAACGCCCGCCTGGTGCGCGCCAGCGATGGCCTTGTGATGCGCACGGGCCAGCTTGTGCTGGTGAATACCCCCATTGTGACGCGCATGGCCGAGGCCGATGTGCCACCGCCGGTAAAGACCACGGCCAGCAGCGCCCCAGCCAAACCGGCCCCAACTTCGCTTTATACGCCTGCCAGCAGCATCAGCAGCGGCACGCTTGTAATCAAACAAGGCCGGTAA
- the ispG gene encoding flavodoxin-dependent (E)-4-hydroxy-3-methylbut-2-enyl-diphosphate synthase — protein sequence MQKHTTRVIRLGGLSIGGGAPVMVQSMTNTDTRDAEATLAQIARLEARGCEAVRVAVPDEAAVAALPAIRAGTRLPLIADIHFDYRLAVASLEAGLEGLRINPGNIGPKEHVDRVVDAAKAHGAVIRVGVNSGSVEKRLLQQYGGPCPEALVESALTHVRMLEARGFYDTKISLKSSSVLDTIASYRKLAEACDYPLHIGVTEAGGLMRGTVKSAVGLGILLHEGIGDTLRVSLTADPVEEVTVAWEILRALGLRSRGPEIISCPTCGRTEIDLFSLARAVEDRLATSKADIKVAVMGCVVNGPGEAREADLGVAGGRDKGIIFRKGEVIRSVKGQEALLAAFMEELQQLLNEKESQ from the coding sequence ATGCAAAAGCACACAACCCGCGTCATCCGTCTGGGCGGGCTTTCCATTGGCGGCGGTGCGCCTGTTATGGTGCAGAGCATGACCAATACAGACACCCGCGATGCCGAGGCAACGCTTGCGCAGATTGCGCGGCTTGAGGCGCGCGGCTGCGAGGCCGTGCGCGTGGCAGTGCCGGACGAGGCTGCCGTTGCGGCCCTGCCAGCCATCCGTGCGGGTACGCGCCTGCCGCTCATAGCGGACATACATTTTGATTACCGCCTTGCCGTGGCCTCGCTGGAGGCCGGGCTTGAAGGCCTGCGCATCAACCCCGGCAATATCGGCCCCAAGGAACACGTGGACCGCGTGGTGGATGCCGCCAAGGCCCACGGGGCGGTCATTCGCGTAGGGGTCAACTCCGGCTCGGTGGAAAAGCGCCTGCTCCAGCAGTACGGCGGCCCCTGCCCCGAGGCGCTGGTGGAAAGCGCTCTCACCCATGTGCGCATGCTTGAGGCGCGCGGTTTTTACGATACCAAAATTTCGCTCAAGTCTTCCTCTGTGCTTGATACCATTGCCTCCTACCGCAAGCTTGCAGAGGCTTGCGACTACCCCCTGCACATCGGCGTTACCGAGGCCGGGGGCCTCATGCGCGGCACGGTAAAATCTGCCGTGGGGCTTGGTATTCTGCTGCACGAGGGCATTGGCGACACCCTGCGCGTTTCGCTCACCGCCGACCCGGTGGAAGAAGTGACCGTGGCGTGGGAAATACTGCGCGCCCTTGGCCTGCGCTCGCGCGGGCCGGAAATCATCTCGTGCCCCACCTGCGGGCGCACGGAGATTGACCTGTTTTCGCTGGCCCGCGCGGTGGAAGACCGCTTAGCCACCTCCAAGGCCGACATCAAGGTTGCGGTCATGGGCTGCGTGGTCAACGGGCCGGGCGAGGCCCGCGAGGCCGATCTGGGCGTTGCGGGCGGGCGCGACAAGGGCATCATATTTCGCAAGGGCGAGGTCATCCGCTCGGTCAAAGGGCAGGAGGCCCTGCTGGCGGCTTTTATGGAAGAACTGCAACAACTGCTCAACGAAAAGGAATCACAGTAA
- a CDS encoding proline--tRNA ligase — MRFSNCYIPTLKESPADAEVISHKLLLRAGMVRRLTSGMYTYLPLGLKVIEKISRVVREEMAVAYFEELLMPMVQPADLWKESGRWEHYGKELLRFKDRNEREYCLGPTHEEVITDLVRGEVRSYRQLPVRLYQIQTKFRDEIRPRFGLMRGREFIMKDGYSFDATEEGAQQNYWACHAAYKRIFQRLGLKFRPVEADSGSIGGNFSHEFMVLAETGEDTIAFCHHCDYAANVERAEVAWNGKPCTDTCAPAEKVATPNAHTVEEVAALLGVPASSVVKTMLFKVDGKPVAVLVRGDREVNDIKLKNLLNAQDVAMADAATVQQLTKAPVGFAGPVGLEIPVYADAELQGATDYVVGANAGDAHLVHVDLKRDATVTAWADLRAITPEDTCPRCGGRIELTRGIEVGHVFMLGRKYSDAMHAAFLDENGKEQIMIMGCYGIGVSRVAAAAIEQNNDEHGIVFPPPLAPYDCILLNLDPRNEEVNAKVEQIYAMLKDMGVDVLMDDRDERPGVKFKDADLLGIPMQLVVGGKGLAKGIVECKDRRSGEKGELPADAMAEAFSAWAAKVREGWAQQQA, encoded by the coding sequence ATGCGTTTCAGCAACTGCTATATTCCCACCCTCAAGGAATCTCCGGCGGATGCCGAGGTAATCAGCCACAAGCTTTTGCTGCGCGCCGGTATGGTGCGCAGGCTTACTTCGGGCATGTACACCTATCTGCCGCTGGGCCTGAAGGTGATTGAAAAAATAAGCCGCGTCGTGCGCGAAGAAATGGCTGTCGCCTACTTTGAAGAACTGCTCATGCCCATGGTGCAGCCCGCCGACCTGTGGAAAGAATCGGGCCGCTGGGAGCATTACGGCAAGGAACTGCTGCGCTTCAAGGATCGCAACGAGCGCGAATACTGCCTTGGCCCCACGCACGAAGAAGTCATCACCGACCTCGTGCGCGGCGAAGTGCGCTCCTACCGCCAGCTTCCCGTGCGCCTGTACCAGATTCAGACCAAGTTCCGCGACGAAATCCGCCCCCGTTTCGGCCTTATGCGCGGGCGCGAATTTATCATGAAGGACGGCTATTCCTTTGACGCCACGGAAGAAGGCGCGCAGCAGAACTACTGGGCCTGCCACGCGGCCTACAAGCGTATTTTTCAGCGCCTTGGCCTCAAGTTCCGCCCTGTGGAGGCCGACTCCGGCTCCATTGGCGGCAACTTCTCGCATGAATTCATGGTGTTGGCTGAAACGGGCGAAGACACCATCGCCTTTTGCCATCACTGCGATTACGCGGCCAACGTGGAGCGCGCCGAGGTGGCCTGGAACGGCAAGCCCTGCACGGATACCTGCGCTCCGGCGGAGAAGGTTGCCACCCCCAATGCCCACACGGTGGAAGAAGTGGCAGCCCTGCTGGGCGTGCCCGCCTCCTCCGTGGTCAAGACCATGCTCTTCAAGGTGGACGGCAAGCCCGTGGCCGTGCTGGTGCGCGGCGACCGCGAAGTGAACGACATCAAGCTCAAGAACCTGCTCAACGCGCAGGATGTGGCCATGGCAGACGCCGCCACCGTGCAGCAGCTCACCAAGGCCCCTGTGGGCTTTGCCGGGCCTGTGGGGCTGGAAATTCCGGTCTACGCCGATGCCGAACTGCAAGGCGCTACGGATTATGTGGTGGGCGCCAACGCTGGCGATGCCCACCTTGTGCACGTTGACCTCAAGCGCGACGCCACGGTGACCGCCTGGGCCGACCTGCGCGCCATCACGCCAGAAGACACATGCCCCCGCTGCGGTGGCCGCATTGAGCTGACGCGCGGCATCGAAGTGGGCCACGTGTTCATGCTTGGCCGCAAATACAGTGATGCCATGCATGCCGCCTTCCTTGACGAGAACGGCAAGGAACAGATCATGATCATGGGCTGCTACGGTATCGGCGTTTCCCGCGTGGCCGCCGCCGCCATCGAGCAGAACAACGACGAGCACGGCATTGTGTTCCCGCCGCCGCTGGCTCCTTACGACTGCATCCTGCTGAACCTTGACCCGCGCAACGAAGAGGTCAACGCCAAGGTCGAGCAGATCTACGCAATGCTCAAGGATATGGGCGTGGACGTGCTCATGGACGACCGCGACGAACGCCCCGGCGTCAAGTTCAAGGATGCGGACTTGCTGGGTATTCCCATGCAGCTCGTTGTGGGCGGCAAGGGCCTGGCCAAGGGCATTGTGGAATGCAAGGATCGCCGCAGCGGTGAAAAGGGTGAACTGCCCGCCGATGCCATGGCTGAAGCCTTTTCCGCCTGGGCCGCCAAGGTTCGTGAGGGGTGGGCGCAGCAGCAGGCCTAG
- the xseA gene encoding exodeoxyribonuclease VII large subunit, with the protein MQEAILSVRELTEQLRKTLEGRFPFVWVRGEVTNLTRPGSGHVYFTLKDADAQLQCVWFRHMQRQNSQGFDPLTGEVFDAPRPSPLELLRNGLDVLCAGRITLYAPRGQYQLAVELVQPAGEGLLAQAFEASKRKLAALGYFSHERKRPLPYDPQRVALITSPTGAAIHDFMELAASRGSGARIRLFPALVQGAEAAPSIVRTLHEANAQGWAQAVVLVRGGGSLEDLWAFNEEAVAEAVFESRLPVLAGIGHEVDVTLADMTADLRAATPSHAAQLLWPARAELMQKVDEAEAALVRAARRRLETAGQSLAQFENALRWFSPMRHQARLAEQLDGLHRSLHRAARQWLDTTEARRDRLERALQNAFSPSRLDVLGSRVEALSASLAAAMPRMLTAQEQRYDAVRQRLQSAGQEMLARHGRELEKCEFALAAANPLAPLRRGYALVHGADGGLLRTVTTAPAGSAITVRLADGSLAAVVKKVLPDVAPDAAPGSDTGAVPVAKKQGRNS; encoded by the coding sequence ATGCAGGAAGCCATACTGTCTGTCCGTGAACTCACGGAACAGCTGCGTAAAACCCTTGAGGGACGTTTCCCCTTTGTTTGGGTGCGGGGCGAGGTGACCAACCTTACCCGTCCTGGCTCGGGGCATGTCTATTTTACCCTCAAGGATGCCGATGCGCAGTTGCAGTGCGTATGGTTCAGGCACATGCAGCGGCAGAACAGTCAGGGTTTTGATCCACTGACAGGCGAAGTTTTTGACGCGCCGCGTCCATCGCCACTGGAGCTTTTGCGCAACGGGCTGGATGTGCTGTGTGCAGGGCGCATCACCCTGTACGCGCCGCGCGGGCAGTATCAGCTTGCCGTGGAGCTGGTGCAGCCAGCGGGCGAGGGTTTGCTTGCGCAGGCCTTTGAGGCCAGCAAGCGCAAGCTGGCGGCTCTGGGCTATTTCAGCCATGAGCGTAAACGGCCCCTGCCGTATGATCCGCAGCGCGTGGCCCTTATCACCTCCCCAACGGGCGCGGCTATCCATGATTTTATGGAGCTTGCGGCCAGCCGGGGCAGCGGGGCGCGCATTCGTCTGTTCCCGGCTCTGGTGCAGGGGGCTGAGGCTGCTCCCTCCATTGTGCGTACCTTGCACGAGGCCAATGCGCAGGGTTGGGCACAGGCCGTTGTGCTGGTGCGAGGCGGCGGTTCGCTGGAAGATTTGTGGGCCTTTAATGAAGAAGCCGTTGCCGAGGCCGTATTTGAGTCTCGCTTGCCGGTGCTGGCGGGCATCGGGCATGAGGTGGATGTTACCCTTGCCGACATGACAGCAGACCTGCGCGCGGCAACGCCTTCGCATGCGGCCCAGTTGCTCTGGCCCGCGCGGGCCGAGCTGATGCAAAAGGTTGACGAGGCGGAGGCGGCCCTTGTGCGGGCGGCGCGGCGGCGGCTGGAAACAGCGGGGCAAAGTCTTGCCCAGTTTGAAAACGCCCTGCGCTGGTTTTCGCCCATGCGGCATCAGGCTCGCCTGGCGGAGCAGCTTGACGGCTTGCACCGCTCCTTGCACAGGGCCGCGCGTCAGTGGCTCGATACCACGGAGGCCCGGCGCGACAGGCTTGAGCGTGCCCTGCAAAACGCCTTCAGCCCTTCGCGGCTGGATGTGCTGGGCAGCAGGGTAGAGGCGCTTTCCGCCAGTCTGGCTGCGGCTATGCCGCGCATGCTGACCGCGCAGGAGCAGCGGTATGATGCCGTGCGGCAGCGCTTGCAGTCGGCAGGGCAGGAAATGCTTGCCCGCCACGGGCGCGAACTGGAAAAATGCGAATTTGCTCTGGCAGCCGCCAACCCCCTCGCGCCCCTCAGGCGCGGCTATGCCCTTGTGCATGGTGCGGATGGCGGCCTGCTGCGCACGGTGACGACGGCCCCTGCGGGCAGCGCCATCACGGTGCGACTGGCGGATGGCAGCCTTGCCGCCGTGGTCAAAAAGGTGCTGCCAGACGTTGCGCCAGACGCTGCGCCTGGCTCTGATACAGGTGCGGTGCCGGTTGCCAAAAAACAAGGACGGAATAGCTGA
- a CDS encoding M23 family metallopeptidase: MSVLTRMLMVLLAGISLFVPTAVQAAPSPAPALALDAPESVARGDAFPALAVSDAPIKSFTFRWLGKTYEARAEQVSATTAAGAATRWQAVMLLPVPLEEKESARDLAVSTGNGKDAPAVARKIAFFDKDRPVQKLNVDKKYVDPPAAEMARIKADRELVRQALAQRLPERFWVLPFVRPVPGDVSSLYGLKRVFNGQPRGVHKGLDLRGPQGQPVLACADGQVGLTGNLYFSGNVVYINHGEGVFTAYLHLSEILVQNGDRVRKGQVIGLVGATGRVTGPHLHLSLLVQGESVDPQPFLTTGNAKGNNP, translated from the coding sequence ATGTCTGTGCTCACCCGCATGCTCATGGTCCTGTTGGCGGGGATTTCTCTTTTTGTTCCTACAGCCGTTCAGGCTGCTCCATCCCCCGCACCAGCCCTTGCGCTTGACGCGCCCGAATCCGTAGCCAGAGGGGATGCTTTTCCCGCCCTGGCGGTAAGCGATGCGCCCATAAAATCCTTTACGTTCCGCTGGCTGGGCAAGACCTACGAGGCCAGGGCGGAGCAGGTGAGCGCCACTACCGCTGCGGGCGCTGCAACGCGCTGGCAGGCCGTCATGTTGCTGCCCGTGCCGCTGGAAGAAAAGGAATCCGCCCGTGATCTTGCCGTCTCCACGGGCAACGGCAAGGATGCCCCCGCCGTAGCGCGCAAGATCGCTTTTTTTGACAAAGACCGCCCGGTGCAGAAGCTGAACGTGGATAAAAAATATGTTGATCCCCCGGCGGCGGAGATGGCGCGCATCAAGGCCGACAGGGAGCTTGTGCGCCAGGCCCTGGCCCAGCGCCTGCCCGAACGCTTCTGGGTGCTGCCCTTTGTGCGGCCTGTGCCCGGCGATGTTTCAAGCCTGTACGGGCTCAAACGCGTGTTCAACGGGCAACCGCGCGGAGTGCACAAGGGCCTTGATCTGCGCGGCCCGCAGGGGCAGCCTGTGCTTGCCTGCGCCGATGGGCAGGTGGGCCTCACGGGGAATTTGTACTTCTCTGGTAATGTAGTGTACATCAATCACGGCGAAGGGGTGTTCACCGCGTATCTGCACCTCTCTGAAATACTGGTGCAAAATGGCGATCGGGTGCGCAAGGGGCAGGTTATTGGTCTGGTAGGGGCCACAGGCCGCGTTACCGGGCCGCACCTGCATCTTTCGCTTCTGGTTCAGGGCGAGTCGGTTGACCCGCAGCCCTTTTTGACAACCGGGAACGCCAAGGGAAACAATCCATGA
- the xseB gene encoding exodeoxyribonuclease VII small subunit, with protein MSAKTDNTFEKKMARLQEIVAALESGDLPLEKGMALYKEGAACSRYCREQLDKARHELEIWQDGQARPLESRPVASSGLNAEEEAE; from the coding sequence ATGAGCGCCAAGACAGACAATACTTTTGAAAAAAAGATGGCCCGGCTTCAGGAGATCGTGGCGGCGCTTGAAAGCGGCGACCTGCCTCTGGAAAAGGGCATGGCCCTGTATAAGGAAGGAGCGGCGTGCTCGCGCTATTGCCGCGAGCAGCTCGACAAAGCCCGGCATGAGCTTGAAATCTGGCAGGATGGTCAGGCTCGTCCCCTTGAGTCACGCCCTGTGGCGTCAAGCGGGCTGAACGCAGAAGAGGAGGCGGAATAG
- a CDS encoding polyprenyl synthetase family protein, which translates to MMSVADMKALLHARGKDVEAYLATCLDGRDVPQRLKDSMLYSLQAGGKRLRPVLCLSTAALCGLSPQRSMPFAAAIEMIHTYSLIHDDLPAMDNDDLRRGKPSNHKAFDEATAILAGDGLLTDAFMVMCRTAEAPDRVLDAVAELSFAAGSSGMVGGQEWDMIYTGASSITLEQMRAVHAMKTGALLRASCVCGAILAGAETPEREAIAAYGAALGVAFQIADDILDVVSDTETLGKPAGSDEEQGKSTYPALLGLEKSRELARAQAQAAQDALAPFDGQEADFLRALADYTVTRAA; encoded by the coding sequence ATGATGAGCGTTGCTGACATGAAGGCCCTGCTGCACGCGCGGGGCAAGGATGTGGAAGCCTATCTGGCCACCTGTCTTGACGGCCGTGATGTGCCCCAGAGGCTCAAGGATTCCATGCTGTACAGCCTGCAAGCCGGGGGCAAGCGTTTGCGCCCTGTTCTGTGCCTGAGCACCGCAGCCCTGTGCGGTTTGTCGCCACAGCGCAGCATGCCCTTTGCTGCCGCTATCGAGATGATCCACACCTATTCGCTCATCCATGACGACCTCCCCGCCATGGATAACGATGATCTGCGCCGGGGCAAGCCCTCGAACCACAAGGCATTTGACGAAGCCACGGCCATACTGGCGGGCGATGGCCTGCTGACGGACGCCTTCATGGTCATGTGCCGCACCGCGGAAGCCCCGGACCGTGTGCTGGACGCCGTGGCCGAGCTTTCGTTTGCGGCGGGGTCTTCCGGCATGGTGGGCGGGCAGGAATGGGACATGATCTACACGGGCGCGTCTTCCATCACACTTGAGCAGATGCGCGCCGTGCACGCCATGAAAACAGGGGCGCTGCTGCGGGCATCGTGCGTATGCGGGGCCATCCTTGCCGGGGCGGAAACGCCCGAGCGAGAGGCCATTGCCGCCTACGGCGCTGCGCTTGGCGTGGCCTTTCAGATTGCGGACGACATCCTTGATGTGGTTTCCGACACTGAAACTCTGGGCAAGCCTGCGGGCAGCGACGAGGAGCAGGGCAAGAGCACCTATCCCGCCCTGCTGGGGCTCGAAAAAAGCCGTGAACTGGCGCGCGCGCAGGCTCAGGCCGCGCAGGACGCGCTGGCCCCGTTTGACGGGCAGGAAGCGGATTTTCTGCGCGCATTGGCCGACTACACGGTAACGAGGGCGGCCTAA
- the dxs gene encoding 1-deoxy-D-xylulose-5-phosphate synthase encodes MDTTESPLLDAVSSPAQLNKFSDAQLAQLAGEVRSRIIETVSRNGGHLAPSLGVVELTLALLATFNVEHDKLIWDVGHQAYAYKLLTGRAKNFHTLRSFGGISGFPRMAESPYDHFGVGHSSTSISAALGMALARDLSCLKHHVLAVIGDGSLTAGEAFEGLNLAGHMGRRLIVVLNDNEMSISPNVGALSLFLSRTLSQRWVRQTRKEVLNFLRSIPRIGQKLAVYAMRGEWSFKSFFTPGMLFEAFRFNYIGPVDGHDITSLRRHLEMAAAIEDGPVLLHVRTQKGKGYGPAEKNPTLYHGIGLFTPETGQPVASTAKLPSFTTVFSNTLTELAEHNDKIIAITAAMPEGTGTDKFRARFPDRFVDVGICEQHAVTFAAGLASQGYRPALAVYSTFLQRSYDQVVHDVCLQNLPVTFCVDRAGLVGEDGATHHGAFDIAYLRHIPNITMLAPRDENLLRHSLHTALCHPGPCALRYPRGSAFGVAPDGAPRLLTPGRGEVLQQGEGLAVIALGNRAHPALEAAAMVERQTGVKPLVFDPVWIKPLPEEQLAEIAQNFDRILMVEEGVLAGGFSSAVLEFWNDRGLMCGQRIKRLGLPDHFVEHGSQLRLRELVGLRTNNIAEAMLELLGKK; translated from the coding sequence ATGGACACCACAGAGAGCCCATTGCTGGATGCTGTGAGCAGCCCGGCGCAACTGAACAAATTTTCTGACGCCCAGCTTGCCCAACTGGCTGGCGAGGTGCGCAGCCGCATCATTGAAACCGTCTCCCGCAACGGCGGGCACCTTGCGCCCTCGCTGGGCGTGGTTGAGTTGACTCTGGCCCTACTGGCGACCTTTAATGTGGAGCACGACAAGCTCATCTGGGACGTTGGGCATCAGGCCTACGCCTACAAGCTGCTGACCGGACGCGCCAAGAATTTTCACACCCTGCGGTCATTTGGCGGCATTTCTGGCTTCCCGCGCATGGCAGAAAGCCCGTACGACCATTTTGGCGTGGGGCATTCCTCCACCTCCATTTCTGCGGCTCTGGGCATGGCTCTGGCCCGCGATCTTTCCTGTCTCAAGCACCACGTACTGGCCGTTATCGGCGATGGCTCGCTGACGGCAGGCGAGGCCTTTGAGGGGCTGAACCTTGCCGGGCACATGGGGCGGCGGCTCATTGTGGTGCTCAACGACAATGAAATGTCCATTTCGCCCAATGTGGGCGCGCTTTCTCTGTTTTTGAGCCGCACGCTTTCACAGCGATGGGTGCGGCAAACCCGCAAGGAAGTGCTCAATTTTCTGCGTTCCATTCCGCGCATCGGCCAAAAGCTGGCCGTGTACGCCATGCGCGGCGAATGGAGCTTCAAGTCATTCTTTACACCGGGCATGCTGTTTGAGGCTTTTCGCTTCAACTATATCGGCCCGGTGGACGGGCACGACATCACAAGCCTGCGCCGCCATCTGGAAATGGCTGCCGCCATCGAGGACGGCCCGGTGCTGCTGCATGTCCGTACCCAGAAGGGCAAGGGTTACGGCCCGGCGGAAAAAAACCCCACCCTGTACCACGGCATCGGCCTGTTCACGCCCGAAACCGGCCAGCCTGTGGCTTCCACAGCCAAGCTGCCCTCGTTCACCACGGTGTTCAGCAATACGCTGACCGAACTTGCCGAGCATAACGACAAGATAATCGCCATCACGGCGGCCATGCCCGAAGGCACCGGAACGGACAAGTTCCGCGCGCGCTTCCCCGACCGTTTTGTGGATGTGGGTATTTGCGAGCAGCACGCCGTGACCTTTGCGGCGGGCCTTGCCAGTCAGGGTTATCGGCCCGCGCTGGCCGTGTATTCCACCTTTTTGCAGCGTTCGTACGATCAGGTTGTGCACGATGTGTGTCTGCAAAACCTGCCCGTTACCTTCTGCGTAGACCGTGCAGGCCTTGTGGGCGAGGATGGGGCGACCCACCACGGCGCTTTTGATATCGCCTACCTGCGACATATTCCTAACATTACCATGCTGGCCCCGCGCGATGAAAATCTGCTGCGCCATAGCCTGCATACGGCCCTGTGCCATCCCGGCCCGTGCGCCCTGCGGTATCCGCGCGGCAGCGCCTTTGGCGTTGCCCCCGACGGCGCGCCCCGCCTGCTGACCCCCGGCAGGGGCGAAGTGCTGCAACAGGGCGAAGGCCTTGCGGTGATAGCCCTGGGCAACCGCGCGCACCCGGCGCTGGAAGCTGCGGCAATGGTGGAGCGGCAGACAGGCGTGAAACCCCTTGTGTTTGATCCGGTCTGGATCAAACCTTTGCCGGAAGAACAACTGGCCGAAATCGCTCAAAATTTTGACCGTATTCTTATGGTGGAAGAAGGCGTGCTGGCTGGCGGTTTTTCGTCCGCAGTGCTGGAATTCTGGAATGACCGTGGCCTCATGTGCGGCCAGCGCATCAAACGCCTTGGCCTGCCCGACCACTTTGTGGAGCACGGCAGCCAGTTGCGTCTGCGCGAGCTTGTGGGCCTGCGCACCAACAATATCGCCGAGGCCATGCTGGAACTCTTGGGAAAAAAATAG
- a CDS encoding serine/threonine protein kinase → MSQKLLSAAQGVEAACILFQLNSKTADIINMASGAQMPDEYLSGPGADMFCAEWRAFVHAVVTAAIMHHAPNTVFLAYLRQTGNLLATANNDFDGADEKAVNAALNAFVDGPFAEYMPLLAQEQQVRCPELFCQRLAVQAASLRGQATPPDDHSKARLAAVMALIISAVWDKLEQYDIQPD, encoded by the coding sequence ATGTCCCAAAAACTGCTCAGCGCGGCTCAGGGTGTGGAAGCGGCCTGTATTCTGTTTCAGCTCAACAGCAAGACCGCCGACATCATCAATATGGCCAGCGGCGCGCAGATGCCCGATGAATATCTGTCAGGCCCCGGTGCGGATATGTTCTGCGCAGAATGGCGGGCCTTTGTACATGCGGTGGTTACTGCCGCCATCATGCACCACGCGCCCAATACCGTATTTTTGGCCTATCTGCGCCAGACGGGCAATCTGCTGGCCACCGCCAACAATGACTTTGACGGCGCGGACGAGAAAGCGGTCAACGCAGCCCTCAATGCCTTTGTGGACGGCCCTTTTGCCGAATACATGCCTCTGCTCGCGCAGGAACAGCAGGTTCGCTGCCCGGAACTGTTCTGCCAGCGCCTTGCGGTGCAGGCCGCCAGCCTGCGCGGTCAGGCCACCCCGCCGGACGACCACTCCAAGGCCCGCCTTGCGGCTGTTATGGCCCTGATTATCAGCGCCGTGTGGGACAAACTGGAACAGTACGACATTCAGCCAGACTAA